The window TTGTCGACAGAGAGCAGGCCGCCGCGGATGATCTCCGCCATATAGGCGGCTTCGTTGAGCGAGAGGCCGGCGATCGCCGCCGTCATCGGCGTGATCAAATCGTTGGTGTGCCAGCTGACCAGCGTCGGCCCGAACGGGATCGAAATCGAGATCTCGGGGAAGAGCGTCGAGAGGTTGTACCAGAAGATCAGCTGGACCAGCAGCGGCGTGCCGCGGAAGAACCAGATGAAGAGACCGGCGAGGCCGCTGAACAGCCGGTCGTCGGAGAGCCGGGCGATCGCCAGCAGCAGACCGATGACGACGCCGATCACCATCGCGACGACGGTGAGGCCGAGCGTGACATAAAGCCCGCGCAGGATCGACTCGGCCGTGAACCATTGCGCCACGACCGGCCAGCCGAAATTCGGGTTCCAGGCGACGATCCAGGCGAAGTTGGCGGCGACTGCGAGCACGAAGGCCCACATTAGCCAGCGCCCCCATTCGAATGGGTGATGGGCGTTGGCGACGTCGCGAAACGTCGCCTGCCGGTCATGCATCGGCTCAGCCGCGCTGCTCATGACCCGCCCGCTCAGTTCTTCGAGAGGTTGATGCCGGGCTCGCCGATCATGTTGTTGTCGAGCCCCCATTTCTTGAAGATCGCCTCATACGTGCCGTTCGCCTTGAGCGCCTTGATGCTGGCGAGCAGCACCTCGCCCAGCGGCGAGCCCTTCGGCACCACCGCGCCCTGGAACAGGTCCTGGAAGCCGTTGGCCTTGCCGACCGCGGCGAGCTCGAGATCGCCCTTGGCCTGCTGGACGAAATAGGTCAGCGGCGCCTGCGATGAGAAGAAGCCGTCGGAGCGCCGCGAGCGGACCGAGAGGATCGAGGTCGGCTGGTCGGTGAAGGACATCACCTCCAGCGCCGGCTTGCCCTCGGCTGTACACTTCTCGGCCTGCGCCTTGATCACCTTCTCGGCCGAACCGGCCGACATCACCGCGATCTTCTTGCCGCAGGTGTCGTCGAGGCTGGCGATCGCCTTCGGATTGCCCTTCTGGACCGCAAAGATCACGTATTCGCGGACATAATCGACGAAATCATTCGACTCCTGGCGCGACTTGAAGTCGCCGACCGGACCCATGGCGAACTGGTAGCGGCCGGAAGCGATGCCGCTCAGCGCCGCGGCGAGCCCGCTCACCGTCGCATGCTCGATCTTGACCCCGAGAAGCTGGCCGATCGCATCAGAGAGCTCGGCGGCCGCGCCGGTCATAGTCTTGGCGTCGGTGACGATCTCATAGGGCGGGAAGGAGCCGTTATTGACCGAGATCATCTTGCCGGCCGTCCGGATCGCCTCCGGCAATTTGGCACGCAGGGCCTCGTCGACCTTCTGCTCGGGAATCTTGATGCTGGCATCCTGGGCGAAGGCTGGGCCTTGCAGGAGCACCGCAGCCAGCGCGGCGGCTCCGGCGAATTTCACGATCATGTTCATGGCGACGTTCCCTTTTTTCGTTGTCGGTGAATTGGCGGCCCGCTCTTAGGCGGCGAGCTCGGGGCCGGCGAAGCGGCGGTTGGCGAGGACCGGCAGCGCCGCACGCGCCGCGGCGATGCGGGCCGGATCGATGTCGGCATAGATCAGCGTTGGAGCCTCGCCGGCGCGGGCGATTGCGACGCCAAGCGGGTCGATCACCATGCTGGCGCCGATATTGCGCGGGCCGCATTCGCCGGTAGCGACGACATAGCAGGTGTTCTCCAGCGCGCGGGCGGTGACCAGCACATCCCAATGCGCCTCCTTGCCGAGACCACGGACCCAGGCAGCCGGCAGCAGCAGCACATCGGCGCCATCCAGCGCGAGGCGCCGGGCGAGCTCGGGGAAGCGGACGTCGTAGCAGGTCATCAGCCCGCATTTCAGGCCGGCGATCTCGAGCAGCGGCGGCACTTCCGTGCCGGGCTCGACATTCGTCGATTCCAGCGCCGAGAAGGCGTCGTAGAGATGGAGCTTGCGATAGGCGGCGGCGATGGCGCCGTCGCGAACCGCGACATGGATATTGAAGACGCGGCCCTTGCCGTTCGGCACATGGATGCAGAACAGGGTCGTCAGCGCCGAGCCTTTGCTGGCGGCCAGGACGCCCTGCATGAACGGGCCGTCGAGCGGCTGCGCCGTCTTCAGCACGATGTCTGGGTCGGTGATGTCGCGGGCCAGGATGCCCTCCGGCAGCAGCAGGAGATCGGCCCCGGCGGCCTTCGCCTCGCCCATCAAGCGGATTGAGGTAGAAAGATTCTCCTGCCACTCGCGGCTGACGGCGAATTGTCCGAGCGCGGCTTTCATCAATGGGCTCCTTCCAGAGCGGGTGCGGCCGGGAACAGGGTCTCGGGCGTCAGGTCGGTGTCGGCGAGGTTCTGGATGCGCAGCTGCTCGATGAACGCGGCGATCATCCCCCGGTTCGCGGCAAGCCCGCTCGCATTCCAGCTCTCGGGCAGATCATGCCCGCTGCGCACCAACTCGTCGATCAACCAGGGCGTGGTGTCAGCATAGCGGCGGCGCTTCTCCAGCCAGACGCGCTGGCTTTCGTCGAGCAGATCGCTGAGCGCCTGCGGCAGCCAGGGCTCGCGGGCTGCAAGCTCGGGCTTGAGGCCGATGATGTGCATGCCGGGCACGAAGCCGACCTTGGCGAAGTAACCGCGCTCGGCGGCCCGGACGTCCGGGAGCAGCGCCCGGAAGCGCGAGCCCTTCGCGAAGAAGCCCTGCGGCATGAACGGCATCAGCACGGCCGCGATCTCGCCGGCAGCGAGCAGGTCGAGCAGCGGCGGCTGGCCGGGCAACGCCTCGATCCGGCCCGGCC is drawn from Bosea sp. Tri-49 and contains these coding sequences:
- a CDS encoding amino acid ABC transporter permease, which gives rise to MSSAAEPMHDRQATFRDVANAHHPFEWGRWLMWAFVLAVAANFAWIVAWNPNFGWPVVAQWFTAESILRGLYVTLGLTVVAMVIGVVIGLLLAIARLSDDRLFSGLAGLFIWFFRGTPLLVQLIFWYNLSTLFPEISISIPFGPTLVSWHTNDLITPMTAAIAGLSLNEAAYMAEIIRGGLLSVDKGQSEASDAFGMTRARALWRVIIPQAMRSIVPPTGNQLISMIKATSLVSVIAMADLLYSVQAVYNRTFEVVPMLMVAVIWYLVITTVLNIGQGFIERYYARGERGVSEPMPVIAEATP
- a CDS encoding ABC transporter substrate-binding protein, with the protein product MNMIVKFAGAAALAAVLLQGPAFAQDASIKIPEQKVDEALRAKLPEAIRTAGKMISVNNGSFPPYEIVTDAKTMTGAAAELSDAIGQLLGVKIEHATVSGLAAALSGIASGRYQFAMGPVGDFKSRQESNDFVDYVREYVIFAVQKGNPKAIASLDDTCGKKIAVMSAGSAEKVIKAQAEKCTAEGKPALEVMSFTDQPTSILSVRSRRSDGFFSSQAPLTYFVQQAKGDLELAAVGKANGFQDLFQGAVVPKGSPLGEVLLASIKALKANGTYEAIFKKWGLDNNMIGEPGINLSKN
- a CDS encoding deaminated glutathione amidase, with the translated sequence MKAALGQFAVSREWQENLSTSIRLMGEAKAAGADLLLLPEGILARDITDPDIVLKTAQPLDGPFMQGVLAASKGSALTTLFCIHVPNGKGRVFNIHVAVRDGAIAAAYRKLHLYDAFSALESTNVEPGTEVPPLLEIAGLKCGLMTCYDVRFPELARRLALDGADVLLLPAAWVRGLGKEAHWDVLVTARALENTCYVVATGECGPRNIGASMVIDPLGVAIARAGEAPTLIYADIDPARIAAARAALPVLANRRFAGPELAA
- a CDS encoding nitrate ABC transporter substrate-binding protein produces the protein MIRLALRDWDFITPLLLGDLASDRFQLKIERLAALPDDFASDPRFDASEISFSRYTTGRARGETGVVGIPNFIMRGFRHRCVVAAAESKLTSFEELRGKRIGIAGWQDSGNTWTRAAMAAAGLGIDDAFWAVSRLAADHPIIDRVGRYARPGRIEALPGQPPLLDLLAAGEIAAVLMPFMPQGFFAKGSRFRALLPDVRAAERGYFAKVGFVPGMHIIGLKPELAAREPWLPQALSDLLDESQRVWLEKRRRYADTTPWLIDELVRSGHDLPESWNASGLAANRGMIAAFIEQLRIQNLADTDLTPETLFPAAPALEGAH